One genomic region from Microbacterium sp. BK668 encodes:
- a CDS encoding P-loop NTPase, which yields MTVLVAVDEPRGSALAADLEREGVAVVDVIPASALAAVAADGLHGLDADRVADAVHAADTVVLQADRSTLTASAVALCDRCGVRILPLAKDAADSRLVETFGLAGPWPLEIEPWRLVDAIAGAAAPAEALEERRDGSRPGPRHPRLIAVWGPAGGPGRTTIAIELAVELARGGRHVGLVDADTHAPSMALQLGLADEGPGFAAACRQAELGGLDSRELTRISSPLGRTGVDVLTGINRPSRWPELSDGRVAAALAVCREWADYTVVDVAAPLERDEEIVSDLDGPRRNAATLAALRSADLVVAVAAADPVGIARFLRAHAELRATIGSTPVAVLANRLRPGTLGLDARGQVRRTLDRFAGIRDLWFVPTDARSTDAAILAARPVAEIAPKSPLTLAVRRFAGEAVAPPPDVAEAPRRGIRSSASRAA from the coding sequence GTGACCGTCCTCGTCGCCGTCGACGAGCCGCGGGGGAGCGCGCTGGCGGCCGACCTCGAGCGGGAGGGCGTCGCGGTGGTCGACGTCATCCCGGCCTCGGCGCTCGCCGCGGTCGCCGCCGACGGCCTGCACGGTCTCGATGCCGACCGCGTCGCCGACGCCGTGCACGCCGCCGACACGGTGGTGCTGCAGGCCGACCGGTCCACGCTCACCGCCTCGGCGGTCGCCCTGTGCGACCGCTGCGGTGTGCGCATCCTTCCCCTGGCGAAGGATGCCGCCGACAGCCGCCTCGTCGAGACCTTCGGGCTGGCCGGACCGTGGCCCCTCGAGATCGAGCCGTGGCGGCTCGTCGACGCGATCGCCGGCGCCGCCGCCCCCGCCGAGGCTCTCGAAGAGCGGCGAGACGGCAGCCGGCCCGGGCCGCGGCATCCCCGCCTCATCGCCGTCTGGGGGCCGGCGGGAGGACCGGGCCGCACGACGATCGCGATCGAGCTCGCCGTCGAGCTCGCTCGCGGCGGGCGGCACGTCGGTCTCGTCGACGCCGACACGCACGCGCCCTCGATGGCTCTGCAGCTCGGGCTGGCGGACGAGGGGCCGGGCTTCGCCGCCGCCTGCCGCCAGGCCGAGCTCGGCGGGCTCGACTCTCGCGAGCTCACCCGCATCTCGAGCCCGCTCGGCCGGACGGGGGTCGACGTCCTGACGGGGATCAACCGGCCCTCGCGCTGGCCCGAGCTCAGCGACGGCCGGGTGGCGGCGGCGCTCGCGGTCTGCCGGGAGTGGGCCGACTACACAGTGGTCGACGTGGCGGCGCCGCTCGAGCGCGACGAGGAGATCGTCAGCGACCTGGACGGCCCCCGGCGCAATGCCGCGACCCTGGCCGCCCTGCGCTCGGCCGACCTCGTCGTGGCCGTCGCCGCGGCCGACCCGGTCGGGATCGCGCGATTCCTCCGTGCGCACGCGGAACTGCGCGCGACGATCGGGTCGACGCCCGTGGCGGTGCTCGCGAACCGCCTGCGGCCCGGCACCCTCGGCCTGGACGCCCGGGGGCAGGTGCGGCGGACTCTCGACCGCTTCGCCGGCATCCGCGACCTCTGGTTCGTGCCGACCGACGCGCGATCGACGGATGCCGCGATCCTCGCTGCGCGTCCGGTCGCCGAGATCGCACCGAAGTCACCGCTCACGCTGGCCGTGCGGCGGTTCGCGGGCGAGGCGGTGGCGCCCCCGCCGGACGTCGCGGAGGCGCCGAGGCGCGGCATCCGTAGCTCCGCTTCTCGCGCTGCGTGA
- a CDS encoding histidine kinase translates to MRTSVATRVAAVLLGLEAAGLLAVVAWQIAALSGGDTDSVSSALALLVLTALGAVLLGAFSAAVWRGRSWGRSGGIVAQLLILAVALGAATGAYAEPMTALAIAAPAVLTLILLVLAARRQHPSGDGRQPDS, encoded by the coding sequence ATGCGGACAAGCGTGGCGACACGGGTCGCGGCCGTTCTGCTGGGGCTGGAGGCAGCGGGTCTCCTTGCCGTCGTCGCGTGGCAGATCGCGGCGCTGAGCGGTGGAGACACCGATTCCGTGTCGAGCGCGCTCGCGCTCCTCGTCCTCACGGCACTCGGCGCCGTCCTCCTCGGAGCCTTCTCGGCCGCAGTCTGGCGAGGACGTTCGTGGGGGCGGTCGGGCGGCATCGTCGCGCAGCTCCTGATCCTCGCGGTCGCCCTCGGCGCGGCGACCGGCGCCTACGCCGAGCCCATGACCGCGCTCGCGATCGCGGCCCCCGCAGTCCTCACGCTCATCCTGCTCGTGCTCGCAGCGCGAAGGCAGCATCCGTCCGGCGACGGTCGACAGCCGGATTCCTGA
- a CDS encoding WhiB family transcriptional regulator: MDWRDKAACLTVDPELFFPVGNTGPAVDQIEKAKAVCARCTVTEICLQYALETGQDSGVWGGLSEDERRALKRRAARARRAS; the protein is encoded by the coding sequence ATGGATTGGCGCGACAAAGCCGCCTGCCTGACAGTCGACCCCGAGCTGTTCTTCCCCGTCGGCAACACCGGCCCCGCGGTCGACCAGATCGAGAAGGCCAAGGCCGTCTGCGCGCGCTGCACCGTCACCGAGATCTGCCTGCAGTACGCGCTCGAGACCGGCCAGGACTCGGGCGTGTGGGGCGGCCTCTCCGAAGACGAGCGCCGCGCTCTCAAGCGCCGCGCCGCCCGCGCCCGTCGCGCGTCCTGA
- a CDS encoding helix-turn-helix domain-containing protein, with translation MPENPTSRSRMLAPAEAAELLGVSVAEVLELVHAAQLRGVRVGSPARWRIEAGSVERYLDDRVEEARRMALWRQSNEASFPELWGTGVIRDSD, from the coding sequence ATGCCCGAGAACCCGACCTCGCGCAGCCGGATGCTCGCTCCCGCCGAAGCGGCCGAGCTGCTCGGCGTGTCCGTTGCGGAGGTCCTCGAGCTCGTGCACGCCGCGCAGCTGCGGGGCGTGCGAGTCGGCTCGCCGGCGCGGTGGCGCATCGAGGCCGGGAGCGTCGAGCGTTATCTCGACGACCGGGTCGAGGAGGCCCGCCGCATGGCGCTGTGGCGCCAGTCCAACGAGGCCAGCTTCCCCGAGCTGTGGGGGACGGGCGTCATCCGCGATTCGGACTGA
- a CDS encoding pyridoxal phosphate-dependent aminotransferase: MPLRTLDQSSKLKNVLYEIRGQALVEADRLESEGHTILKLNTGNPAAFGFEAPFQIVRDMIEAMPHAHGYSDSRGIASARRAVVYRYEEEPDFPRVDPDHVYLGNGVSELITMTMQALLDEGDEVLIPAPDYPLWTAMTSLGDGTPVHYVCDEGNGWQPDLEDIRSKVTPRTKAIVVINPNNPTGAVYTREVLEGIAEIAREHSLLVLADEIYDRILFDDARHIPMASVAPDLLCLTFNGLSKTYRVAGYRSGWLVITGPREHASGFLEGITLLASTRLCPNVPAQHAVQAALSGVQSIDALIAPSGRLHEQRDAAWEGLEAIPGVSCVRPQGALYAFPRLDPEIHDIHDDQKLVLDFLLSEHVLLVPGTGFNWATPDHLRIVTLPEARVLSEAVERLGNFLASYKQ; this comes from the coding sequence CTGCCGCTGCGTACGCTCGACCAGTCGAGCAAGCTGAAGAACGTCCTGTACGAGATCCGCGGACAGGCGCTCGTGGAGGCGGACAGGCTGGAGTCGGAGGGTCACACGATCCTCAAGCTCAACACCGGCAATCCCGCGGCATTCGGATTCGAGGCGCCGTTCCAGATCGTGCGCGACATGATCGAGGCGATGCCGCACGCGCACGGCTACTCCGACAGCCGCGGTATCGCCTCGGCCCGCCGGGCCGTCGTGTACCGCTACGAGGAGGAGCCGGACTTTCCGCGTGTCGACCCCGACCACGTCTACCTCGGCAACGGCGTCTCCGAGCTCATCACCATGACGATGCAGGCGCTCCTCGACGAGGGCGACGAAGTCCTCATCCCCGCTCCGGACTATCCGCTGTGGACGGCCATGACGAGCCTCGGCGACGGTACGCCGGTGCACTACGTCTGCGACGAGGGGAACGGCTGGCAGCCGGATCTGGAGGACATCCGCTCGAAGGTGACGCCTCGGACGAAGGCGATCGTCGTCATCAATCCGAACAACCCCACCGGCGCCGTGTACACGCGGGAGGTGCTCGAGGGCATCGCGGAGATCGCTCGTGAGCACTCGCTCCTCGTGCTGGCGGACGAGATCTACGACCGCATCCTGTTCGACGACGCGCGGCACATCCCGATGGCTTCGGTGGCCCCCGACCTGCTCTGCCTCACCTTCAACGGGCTCTCGAAGACGTACCGAGTGGCGGGATACCGCTCCGGCTGGCTCGTCATCACGGGGCCGCGCGAGCACGCCTCCGGCTTCCTCGAGGGCATCACGCTCCTCGCCTCGACGCGTCTGTGTCCCAACGTGCCGGCCCAGCACGCCGTCCAGGCTGCGCTCTCGGGCGTCCAGTCGATCGATGCGCTCATCGCGCCCAGCGGACGCCTGCACGAGCAGCGCGACGCCGCATGGGAGGGGCTCGAAGCGATCCCCGGTGTGTCGTGCGTCAGGCCCCAGGGCGCCCTGTACGCCTTTCCGCGCCTGGATCCGGAGATCCACGACATCCACGACGACCAGAAGCTCGTGCTCGACTTCCTCCTCTCCGAGCACGTCCTCCTCGTTCCCGGCACGGGGTTCAACTGGGCGACGCCCGATCACCTCCGCATCGTCACGCTTCCCGAGGCGCGCGTCCTCTCCGAGGCCGTCGAGCGCCTCGGCAATTTCCTCGCGTCGTACAAGCAGTGA
- a CDS encoding PAS domain-containing sensor histidine kinase — MSTLSDLVYAQGRSSEADVEWLHRLAGDGQLLADLAFADIVIWVPTSDDSFIAVAHTRPSGAATLFYRDIVADRVRPQWRTQVRDAFHTRRIIDSASPDWFEETPTRVRAVPIVRVARPGGEPQAIGVLTRHTNLGETRTPSRQQITFNDCADELFGMIASGDFPDLTAPTSPRRGAPRASDGLVRLDVDGITTFASPNALSAFNRLGFDDELEGESLVEVVTRILPTKRQFDESLPVVVTGRAPWRADIESRGVTVSLRTIPLRDHGTRIGAIVLCRDVTEIRHQEQELITKDATIREIHHRVKNNLQTVASLLRIQARRSHTDEAREALTQAMRRVSAIAVVHDTLSEGLAQNVDFDDVFARVLKLVAEVAAAPNTRAKTRTTGRFGTLPSEYATPLALALTELVTNAVEHGLAGQEGDVEIAAERSDDSLEVRVRDTGSGLPEGQVGRGLGTQIVRTLIQGELGGTIDWHTIMGSGTEVTIEIPLRYIDRRDG, encoded by the coding sequence GTGTCGACCCTCAGCGATCTCGTGTACGCCCAAGGCCGCTCGAGCGAGGCCGACGTCGAGTGGCTGCACCGCCTGGCAGGCGACGGCCAGCTGCTCGCCGACCTCGCCTTCGCCGACATCGTGATCTGGGTGCCGACCTCCGACGACTCGTTCATCGCCGTCGCGCATACCCGCCCGAGCGGGGCGGCGACCCTGTTCTACCGGGACATCGTCGCGGACCGGGTTCGTCCGCAGTGGCGGACGCAGGTGCGCGACGCGTTCCACACCCGGCGCATCATCGACTCGGCCTCGCCCGACTGGTTCGAGGAGACGCCGACCCGCGTGCGCGCCGTCCCGATCGTCCGCGTGGCCCGGCCCGGCGGGGAGCCGCAGGCGATCGGCGTGCTGACGCGGCACACCAACCTGGGTGAGACGCGCACTCCGTCGCGCCAGCAGATCACCTTCAACGACTGCGCCGACGAGCTGTTCGGGATGATCGCCTCCGGTGACTTCCCCGACCTCACGGCACCGACCTCTCCCCGGCGGGGCGCCCCGCGTGCATCGGACGGACTCGTCCGCCTCGACGTCGACGGCATCACCACCTTCGCGAGCCCGAACGCCCTGTCGGCCTTCAACCGGCTCGGCTTCGACGACGAGCTCGAGGGGGAGTCCCTCGTCGAGGTCGTGACGCGCATCCTTCCGACCAAGCGCCAGTTCGACGAGTCCCTCCCCGTCGTGGTGACCGGACGCGCCCCGTGGCGCGCCGACATCGAGTCGCGGGGGGTCACGGTGAGCCTGCGGACCATTCCGCTGCGCGATCACGGCACGCGGATCGGCGCCATCGTGCTCTGCCGCGATGTCACGGAGATCCGCCACCAGGAGCAGGAGCTCATCACCAAGGACGCGACGATCCGGGAGATCCACCACCGCGTCAAGAACAATCTGCAGACCGTCGCCTCGCTGCTGCGGATCCAGGCGCGGCGATCGCATACCGACGAAGCCCGGGAGGCGCTCACGCAGGCGATGCGTCGCGTCTCGGCGATCGCCGTCGTCCACGACACGCTGTCGGAGGGTCTCGCCCAGAACGTGGACTTCGACGACGTCTTCGCGCGCGTGCTCAAGCTCGTCGCCGAGGTCGCCGCGGCGCCGAACACCCGCGCGAAGACGCGCACGACGGGCAGGTTCGGCACGCTCCCGAGCGAGTATGCGACGCCGCTCGCCCTCGCCCTCACCGAGCTGGTGACGAACGCCGTCGAGCACGGGCTCGCGGGGCAGGAGGGCGATGTCGAGATCGCCGCCGAGCGCAGCGACGACAGCCTCGAGGTGCGCGTGCGCGACACCGGATCGGGCCTGCCCGAGGGGCAGGTCGGCCGGGGCCTGGGCACTCAGATCGTGCGGACGCTCATCCAGGGCGAGCTGGGCGGCACGATCGACTGGCACACCATCATGGGCAGCGGGACGGAGGTCACTATCGAGATCCCGCTGCGCTACATCGACCGGCGGGACGGCTGA
- a CDS encoding Rv3235 family protein: MMPAVRPRSAADAAYELSDFFAPQRTSAAELPDPEPFLHNLTRGVLEVFSGTREVEQLARWVTEDAFRKLVVRSNLSARARSARGVPAKRPVHSILSVHHSAPADGVVEAVVIVAGPARTRAVAVRLEGMDGRWRATSLALL; the protein is encoded by the coding sequence ATGATGCCTGCAGTCCGTCCGCGCAGCGCCGCCGACGCCGCATACGAGCTGTCCGACTTCTTCGCTCCGCAGCGCACGTCCGCCGCGGAGCTTCCCGACCCGGAGCCGTTTCTGCACAACCTCACACGGGGCGTCCTGGAGGTCTTCTCCGGCACGCGCGAGGTGGAGCAGCTGGCCCGCTGGGTGACCGAGGACGCGTTCCGGAAGCTGGTCGTGCGGTCCAATCTCTCGGCTCGCGCGCGCAGCGCGCGAGGCGTTCCCGCCAAGCGCCCCGTGCACTCGATCCTGTCGGTGCATCACTCCGCTCCGGCCGACGGCGTCGTCGAGGCGGTCGTGATCGTCGCCGGGCCCGCACGGACCCGCGCCGTCGCCGTCCGGCTGGAGGGCATGGACGGGCGCTGGCGCGCGACGTCGCTCGCCCTTCTGTAG
- a CDS encoding HYR domain-containing protein, with protein MGRTLRPSRLLAGLAAALIVVAGGAAAAHADDLAIDGDGLTPVSQKALSVSMCAGQPATAQVLIAAHRVGNGSVNIFANGSKVTVGVPSISPGISVGLSKTTIDVPSGWSSLSPNLPESQRVSTDTITATVQISPKQSSGSGSIGFSYAGVNAAGTAVSGPGSLSVGWTIVNCDTTPPTLALPANMTVEATSAAGAPVPFVTSATDVAPLSPAVSCTPSSGSVFGFGTTTVNCQSTDAAGNTAKGSFTVTVEDTIAPAIGQVSDIALEATGPVTTAAWTAPSAWDAVDGSLATTCTPPSGSAFSVGSTQIVCVVADAHGNTGSASFSVTIDDSIAPALLVPTEVIAEATSGAGAAVSYTASASDLVDGSVTPSCTPASGSTFPLGTTTVSCEAKDGAGNASAKSFPIHVRDTTAPELTVPASLSAEATGPLGAAVAFPATADDAVDADVDVVCSPASGSTFVIGETSVTCDATDDAGNRTSRGFVVTVQDTTGPSITVPAAPVMQEATGPEGAVVAYTATASDLVDGPVEVTCVPASGSTFALGTHAVVCDAQDSRGNKAEQAVFSVTVEDTTAPELSVAVDPIVAEATGPDGAVVADFGVGATDVVDGPVGVSCDRAPGSTFALGSTTVNCMATDKVGNLGRTSLDVTVQDTTAPGITWSGGPADGASYPFDHVPAAPSCAATDAVDPAATCAVTGYGTGLGSHTLTATAKDKSGNTATATRSFRVEAWKTGGFYAPVDGNGVWNTVKGGSTVPLKFELFAGSSELTSTSAISSFKTGVVSCASSGALADEIEVTTTGGTTLRYDATAGQFIQNWQTPKSPGTCYKVTMTAKDGTAVSALFKLK; from the coding sequence ATGGGGAGAACACTACGTCCGTCGCGCCTGCTCGCAGGCCTGGCGGCCGCGTTGATCGTCGTGGCCGGCGGCGCCGCCGCCGCTCACGCCGATGATCTGGCGATCGATGGAGACGGCTTGACGCCCGTGTCTCAGAAGGCGCTCAGCGTGTCGATGTGCGCCGGGCAGCCGGCGACCGCGCAGGTGCTCATCGCCGCGCACCGCGTGGGCAACGGGTCCGTCAACATCTTCGCGAACGGCTCGAAGGTGACCGTCGGCGTCCCGTCGATCAGTCCCGGCATCTCCGTCGGGCTGAGCAAGACGACGATCGACGTGCCCAGCGGATGGAGCTCGCTGAGCCCGAACCTGCCCGAAAGCCAGCGCGTGAGCACCGACACGATCACGGCGACCGTGCAGATCTCGCCCAAGCAGTCGTCGGGGTCGGGCTCGATCGGCTTCAGCTATGCCGGTGTCAACGCCGCCGGCACCGCGGTCAGCGGGCCCGGCAGCCTCTCCGTGGGCTGGACCATCGTGAACTGCGACACCACCCCGCCGACGCTCGCCCTGCCCGCGAACATGACGGTCGAAGCCACGAGCGCAGCGGGAGCCCCGGTGCCGTTCGTCACCTCGGCGACCGACGTCGCTCCGCTGAGCCCCGCCGTCTCGTGTACTCCCTCGTCCGGATCCGTCTTCGGGTTCGGCACGACGACGGTGAACTGCCAGTCGACGGATGCCGCGGGCAACACCGCGAAGGGCAGCTTCACGGTCACCGTGGAAGACACGATCGCGCCCGCGATCGGACAGGTCTCCGACATCGCGCTCGAGGCGACGGGTCCCGTGACCACGGCCGCCTGGACCGCGCCGTCCGCGTGGGATGCCGTCGACGGCTCTCTCGCGACCACCTGCACGCCGCCGTCGGGCAGCGCTTTCAGCGTCGGGAGCACGCAGATCGTCTGCGTCGTCGCCGACGCGCACGGCAACACCGGGTCGGCGTCCTTCTCCGTGACGATCGACGACAGCATCGCGCCCGCGCTGCTCGTGCCGACGGAGGTCATCGCGGAGGCGACCTCGGGTGCAGGTGCGGCCGTCTCCTACACCGCGTCGGCATCCGACCTGGTCGACGGGTCGGTCACGCCCTCGTGCACCCCGGCCTCCGGCTCGACGTTCCCTCTCGGCACCACGACGGTCTCGTGCGAGGCGAAGGACGGCGCCGGCAACGCGTCGGCGAAGTCGTTCCCGATCCACGTGCGCGACACGACTGCTCCTGAGCTCACGGTGCCCGCGTCGCTGAGCGCCGAGGCGACAGGTCCCCTGGGCGCAGCGGTCGCCTTCCCCGCGACGGCGGACGACGCCGTGGACGCCGACGTGGACGTCGTGTGCTCTCCGGCATCCGGCTCCACCTTCGTCATCGGCGAGACCTCGGTCACGTGCGACGCGACCGACGACGCCGGCAACCGCACGAGCCGGGGCTTCGTCGTCACGGTCCAGGACACCACCGGGCCGAGCATCACGGTGCCCGCCGCACCCGTCATGCAGGAGGCGACCGGCCCCGAGGGGGCCGTCGTGGCGTACACCGCGACAGCATCCGACCTCGTCGACGGACCCGTCGAGGTCACGTGCGTGCCGGCATCCGGATCGACCTTCGCTCTCGGCACGCACGCCGTCGTGTGCGACGCGCAGGATTCCCGTGGCAACAAGGCGGAGCAGGCGGTCTTCTCGGTGACGGTGGAGGACACCACGGCGCCGGAGCTGTCCGTTGCGGTCGATCCGATCGTGGCCGAGGCCACCGGCCCGGACGGCGCAGTCGTCGCGGACTTCGGGGTCGGTGCGACCGACGTCGTGGACGGCCCGGTAGGCGTGTCGTGCGACCGGGCCCCGGGCTCCACGTTCGCCCTCGGCTCGACCACCGTGAACTGCATGGCGACCGACAAGGTGGGCAATCTCGGCCGGACCTCCCTCGATGTCACGGTCCAGGACACCACGGCCCCCGGCATCACGTGGAGCGGAGGACCGGCGGATGGAGCGAGCTACCCGTTCGACCACGTGCCCGCGGCGCCCTCCTGCGCGGCGACCGACGCCGTCGATCCCGCCGCGACGTGCGCCGTGACCGGCTACGGCACGGGCCTCGGGTCGCACACGCTCACGGCGACGGCGAAGGACAAGAGCGGCAACACGGCGACGGCGACGCGGAGCTTCCGCGTCGAGGCATGGAAGACCGGCGGGTTCTACGCCCCTGTCGACGGCAACGGCGTGTGGAACACCGTGAAGGGCGGCTCGACCGTCCCGCTCAAGTTCGAGCTCTTCGCCGGCAGCAGCGAGCTCACCTCCACGAGCGCGATCTCGAGCTTCAAGACGGGTGTCGTCAGCTGCGCGAGCTCCGGCGCCCTCGCGGACGAGATCGAGGTGACGACGACGGGCGGCACGACCCTCCGCTACGACGCGACGGCCGGCCAGTTCATCCAGAACTGGCAGACGCCGAAGTCGCCCGGCACCTGCTACAAGGTCACCATGACCGCGAAGGACGGCACGGCGGTGAGCGCGCTCTTCAAGCTCAAGTGA
- a CDS encoding SAF domain-containing protein: MTAIESPRPRPRAFWGDARFFLGILLIAASVAGVWFVVSAARQTVPVFAATRTIVPGEAVAEGDVRVVEVALGQLRDFYLTPGALDEGLVATRTVEAGELVPDSAVGAATAAATTTVVLRSAVDVPASVGAGSVVEVWEAPLVDRGSYDVPRILVPDATVVSVTRDDSVMGGAAASLEVVIPRADVAAVLAAMAAESALSIVPGGGAGR, translated from the coding sequence ATGACCGCTATCGAGTCCCCGCGCCCACGCCCGCGCGCCTTCTGGGGCGATGCCCGGTTCTTCCTCGGCATCCTGCTCATCGCCGCGTCGGTCGCCGGGGTCTGGTTCGTCGTCTCCGCGGCCCGCCAGACGGTGCCGGTGTTCGCGGCGACGCGCACGATCGTCCCGGGGGAGGCGGTCGCGGAGGGCGACGTACGGGTCGTCGAGGTGGCACTCGGACAGCTGCGGGACTTTTACCTCACGCCCGGCGCGCTCGATGAGGGACTCGTCGCGACGCGCACCGTCGAAGCGGGGGAACTGGTCCCGGACAGCGCGGTGGGGGCGGCGACCGCCGCCGCGACGACGACCGTCGTGCTGCGAAGCGCCGTGGACGTCCCCGCCTCCGTGGGCGCCGGGTCGGTGGTCGAGGTCTGGGAGGCGCCGCTCGTGGACCGGGGAAGTTACGACGTCCCGCGCATCCTGGTGCCGGACGCCACCGTCGTGTCGGTGACGCGCGACGACTCGGTCATGGGCGGCGCGGCCGCCTCGCTGGAGGTCGTGATCCCGCGCGCCGACGTCGCCGCCGTCCTCGCCGCGATGGCCGCGGAATCGGCCCTGTCGATCGTGCCCGGCGGGGGAGCGGGGCGGTGA
- the bcp gene encoding thioredoxin-dependent thiol peroxidase, producing the protein MTARLEPGSPAPDFALTDQDDTPVTLGELRGRRVILFFYPEAMTPGCTTEACDFRDSLAPLQEAGYTVLGVSRDEPEKLRRFRERDGLPYDLLSDPDHAVHSAYGAWGEKMNYGKVVEGVIRSTFVIDEQGRVEHALYNVRATGHVARLRALLEIGPAPQLT; encoded by the coding sequence ATGACCGCTCGCCTCGAACCCGGATCCCCCGCTCCCGACTTCGCGCTGACCGACCAGGACGACACGCCCGTGACCCTCGGGGAGCTGCGCGGGCGGCGCGTCATCCTCTTCTTCTATCCCGAGGCCATGACCCCCGGATGCACGACAGAGGCCTGCGACTTCCGCGACAGCCTCGCTCCCCTTCAGGAGGCGGGGTACACCGTCCTCGGCGTCTCGCGCGATGAGCCGGAGAAGCTCCGCCGCTTCCGCGAGCGCGACGGCCTCCCCTACGACCTGCTCAGCGATCCCGATCACGCCGTGCACTCGGCGTACGGCGCATGGGGCGAGAAGATGAACTACGGGAAGGTCGTGGAGGGCGTCATCCGGTCGACCTTCGTGATCGACGAGCAGGGCCGCGTCGAGCACGCGCTCTACAACGTGCGCGCAACCGGGCACGTGGCCCGGCTGCGCGCACTGTTGGAGATCGGTCCGGCTCCTCAGCTCACTTGA
- the rsgA gene encoding ribosome small subunit-dependent GTPase A, with product MSWLDDTEDDDDEFDEADVRVRPNPKGNRPRTKRRPAHTDAQIARVLGVDRGRYAVLVGEDTDDEHESIAMRARELRKQPIVTGDRARVVGDTSGDEGTLGRIVGIEDRTSLLRRSADDTDQVERVVVANADQMLVVVAAADPEPRPRLVDRYLVAALDAGIRPLLVVTKTDLADPAAFLAHFDGLDLEVFTSARSEMPVERIGAALVGHSTVFVGHSGVGKSTLVNALVPSAQRATGHVNVVTGRGRHTSSSTVSLRYRGEGGSGWVIDTPGVRSFGLGHVDPANILKAFTDLAEVAEECPRGCTHLPDAPDCAIVEAVHEGRLGPRGAARLDSLQRLLETFAERARTTP from the coding sequence GTGAGCTGGCTGGACGACACCGAGGACGACGACGACGAGTTCGACGAAGCCGACGTCCGGGTCCGGCCGAATCCGAAGGGCAACCGCCCGCGCACGAAGCGCCGTCCCGCGCACACCGACGCGCAGATCGCGCGCGTGCTGGGAGTCGATCGCGGGCGCTACGCCGTCCTGGTCGGCGAGGACACCGACGATGAGCACGAGTCGATCGCGATGCGGGCGCGCGAGCTGCGCAAGCAGCCCATCGTCACGGGCGACCGCGCTCGCGTCGTGGGCGACACGAGCGGCGACGAGGGGACCCTCGGGCGCATCGTCGGCATCGAAGACCGCACCTCCCTCCTCCGCCGCAGCGCCGACGACACCGATCAGGTCGAGCGGGTCGTCGTCGCCAACGCCGACCAGATGCTCGTCGTCGTCGCGGCCGCCGACCCCGAGCCACGGCCGCGCCTCGTCGACCGCTACCTCGTTGCGGCGCTGGATGCCGGCATCCGTCCCCTCCTCGTCGTCACCAAGACCGATCTGGCCGACCCTGCGGCCTTCCTCGCCCACTTCGACGGGCTCGACCTCGAGGTCTTCACGAGCGCGCGCAGCGAGATGCCCGTGGAGCGAATCGGCGCCGCCCTCGTCGGTCACTCCACCGTGTTCGTCGGGCACTCCGGTGTCGGCAAATCGACCCTCGTCAACGCGCTCGTTCCGTCCGCGCAGCGCGCGACGGGCCACGTCAATGTCGTGACGGGCCGGGGACGGCATACGTCGAGCTCGACGGTCTCCCTCCGCTACCGGGGCGAGGGCGGGAGCGGGTGGGTGATCGACACACCGGGCGTCCGCTCGTTCGGACTCGGCCACGTCGACCCGGCGAACATCCTCAAGGCATTCACCGACCTCGCCGAGGTCGCCGAGGAGTGCCCGCGAGGGTGCACGCACCTCCCGGATGCCCCGGACTGCGCCATCGTCGAGGCCGTACACGAGGGCCGCCTGGGCCCGCGCGGCGCGGCCCGGCTGGACTCCCTCCAGCGCCTCCTCGAGACCTTCGCCGAGCGCGCTCGGACGACGCCGTAG